The following proteins come from a genomic window of Pelagicoccus albus:
- a CDS encoding HNH endonuclease — MLFSTLQKAFFNASDGAYSIVTDDERFNSQITLTDSDGESQIAISHYESKGIEIPRLKTAGRKLPICIWGNEVSTSESQLAVNYPKPTGNELRIYRNVRQGFSYESGDVWFIYRSEGRLFVGSMPVAQWRSIGTRDENDSAFQETIEHDSSSSIPDLIDYSGQRIPRDPAIAREAISRSQHLCAYTGKPTPFTSRRTGYPYLEAHHLIPLGLQSQFDFRLDCVENIVALNPLWHRAIHHAVPPTVSEIVTRLAERRAAFLGHHGLSPADLIRLYGCEEIA, encoded by the coding sequence ATGCTCTTCAGCACCCTGCAAAAAGCCTTCTTCAACGCGTCGGACGGCGCCTACTCAATCGTTACCGACGACGAGCGCTTCAACAGCCAGATCACCCTAACTGACTCCGATGGTGAATCACAAATTGCGATATCTCACTACGAATCCAAAGGGATTGAGATTCCAAGGTTAAAGACAGCTGGGAGAAAACTCCCCATTTGCATTTGGGGCAATGAAGTTTCGACATCGGAATCGCAACTTGCGGTAAATTATCCCAAACCAACAGGCAACGAGCTCAGAATCTACAGGAATGTCAGGCAGGGCTTCAGCTATGAGTCAGGTGACGTATGGTTCATCTATAGAAGCGAAGGAAGACTCTTTGTCGGGAGCATGCCAGTAGCCCAATGGCGTTCGATCGGCACCCGCGACGAAAATGATTCCGCATTTCAGGAAACCATCGAGCACGACTCAAGCTCCTCCATCCCCGACCTCATCGACTACAGCGGCCAAAGAATCCCGCGAGATCCTGCCATAGCCAGGGAAGCCATTAGCCGTTCCCAGCATCTCTGCGCCTATACTGGCAAGCCCACTCCATTCACATCCCGCCGCACAGGGTATCCCTACCTTGAAGCCCATCACCTCATTCCTCTCGGTCTACAGAGCCAGTTCGACTTCCGGCTTGACTGCGTCGAAAACATAGTGGCTCTCAATCCCCTCTGGCACAGGGCAATACACCACGCCGTACCACCGACAGTCAGCGAGATCGTCACGCGCCTCGCAGAACGCCGCGCCGCCTTCCTCGGACACCACGGACTCTCCCCAGCCGACCTTATCCGGCTCTACGGCTGCGAAGAAATTGCTTAG
- a CDS encoding AraC family transcriptional regulator: MTEIADDCGYGSLAAFSRTFTAKMGVTPSQYRKQSAK; encoded by the coding sequence CTGACCGAGATCGCCGACGACTGCGGCTACGGCTCCCTCGCCGCCTTCAGCCGCACCTTCACCGCCAAGATGGGCGTCACCCCCAGCCAATACCGCAAACAGTCCGCCAAGTAA
- a CDS encoding DUF3500 domain-containing protein gives MKTLRKLTSTLLILIASASSFDARADTEDVVDAANAFLDLLSSSQKTESSSNSNSTCLFSATLSNVTTWSNVPISASTRNGLQFSTLSSTQYAAALAVAEAALSDMGYTLMEEVRLSDAYISGEEPNANGTTSSMWGYSKYFIAFVGTPSTTEPWTLQLGGHHLAFNITYNGDYKSASPQFTGTEPNSFEIDSVTYRPLGTQRDLLVSLRSTLSSDAALSGSFSDLLFAANGTGQHDTIHPKSYPTSGRGQLFTELSSDEQELVIDYIESWVGSSDPSLSDYLLADYLSDAALAETYVGYGGSSASMSSSGSYFRVDGPRVWIEYVVQGGVYDRSGVHDHGVYRDKLADYGAVYGATTIATTIRPPEITTQPTDQEISFGSSLSLSVSATGTGSDLSYQWLLDGETIADANSASYALTDVSEADAGVYSVVISNTAGVATSETVSVSVIQNDPFQDWLDQNGISDTGDDSDGDGFDALQEWFLGGDPTVADQSIGPVIGYSSTSQELVLSFNMIEELGNVSWQIEQSEDLVEWSEVASSGDSLSFAFGSVSDGLIPVQATLANVSDKLFLRLVIAL, from the coding sequence ATGAAAACCCTTCGCAAGCTTACTTCGACCCTTCTCATCCTCATCGCTTCCGCGTCGAGCTTCGATGCCCGGGCTGACACAGAGGATGTGGTGGACGCCGCCAACGCCTTTTTGGACCTATTGAGCAGCTCCCAAAAGACCGAGAGCAGCTCGAATTCAAACAGCACCTGCCTATTCAGCGCTACGCTCTCGAATGTTACCACTTGGTCCAATGTCCCAATCAGCGCCTCCACGCGAAACGGTCTGCAATTTTCAACCCTTTCTTCCACCCAGTACGCCGCAGCCCTAGCCGTGGCGGAAGCGGCTCTCAGCGACATGGGCTACACCTTGATGGAAGAGGTTCGCCTCTCCGACGCCTACATCAGCGGAGAAGAGCCAAACGCCAACGGTACCACAAGTAGCATGTGGGGCTACAGCAAGTACTTCATCGCCTTCGTCGGTACTCCTTCCACCACCGAGCCTTGGACCCTTCAGCTCGGCGGGCACCACCTCGCCTTTAACATCACCTACAACGGAGACTACAAGAGCGCCTCCCCTCAGTTTACCGGAACGGAGCCTAACAGCTTCGAAATCGACTCGGTTACCTACCGTCCGCTCGGCACCCAGCGCGACCTGCTTGTCTCGCTACGCTCTACCCTCAGTTCGGACGCGGCCCTGAGCGGCAGTTTCAGCGACCTTCTATTCGCTGCCAACGGCACTGGCCAACACGACACCATCCATCCCAAATCCTACCCGACCAGCGGACGAGGCCAGCTCTTCACTGAGCTAAGTAGCGACGAACAGGAGCTGGTCATCGACTATATCGAATCCTGGGTGGGCAGCTCCGATCCATCCCTCTCCGACTACCTCTTGGCCGACTACCTTAGCGATGCCGCTCTCGCGGAAACCTATGTTGGCTACGGCGGCAGCTCCGCGAGCATGAGCAGCAGCGGGAGCTACTTTCGGGTCGATGGTCCAAGAGTCTGGATCGAGTACGTCGTGCAAGGCGGCGTCTACGATCGCAGCGGCGTGCACGACCATGGCGTTTACCGCGACAAGCTGGCGGATTACGGAGCTGTTTACGGGGCCACTACCATCGCCACCACCATCCGTCCTCCGGAGATTACGACTCAGCCGACCGACCAAGAAATATCCTTCGGATCCAGCCTCAGCTTGAGCGTCTCCGCCACCGGCACCGGTAGCGACTTGAGCTACCAGTGGCTGCTTGACGGCGAAACCATTGCGGACGCCAACTCGGCCAGCTACGCCCTCACCGACGTGAGCGAGGCCGATGCCGGAGTGTACTCCGTAGTGATTAGCAATACAGCCGGCGTCGCCACCAGCGAGACTGTCTCCGTGAGCGTGATACAGAACGACCCCTTTCAGGATTGGCTGGATCAAAACGGAATTTCCGACACCGGCGACGACTCGGATGGCGACGGTTTCGACGCACTGCAAGAATGGTTCCTCGGTGGAGACCCGACCGTAGCCGACCAATCGATCGGCCCTGTGATCGGCTACAGCTCCACCAGCCAAGAACTGGTCCTCAGCTTCAATATGATCGAGGAACTGGGCAACGTAAGCTGGCAAATAGAACAGAGCGAAGACCTCGTCGAATGGTCCGAAGTGGCAAGCTCCGGAGATTCCCTCAGCTTCGCCTTCGGATCCGTATCCGATGGTCTGATACCGGTACAAGCAACCCTTGCCAACGTTTCCGACAAGCTATTTCTGCGACTCGTCATTGCCCTATGA
- a CDS encoding AraC family transcriptional regulator — translation MSWSPEIENGFEKLTQKAPADYFQGRRAANICRPDNVIAFLRSDAEALKERTFESRPHHRQVLILNLRTGGSLSVDGAVYRLEPGEAFLVAPYQFHFYLDTDQRDIRWLFITFETKDTAELLPVTNRPIHFDEPLAQTALSIAQGFYQPDKSSEQSSNQIVIETTSLLSRLSSLAAEQAQLFSQTDDSRRDHVIIRKVNRLLHERLSVGIDVVEIAARLNLSERYLRKRFQSMTGLSLGSYLMHYRLDRAVKRLVHSDASLTEIADDCGYGSLAAFSRTFTAKMGVTPSQYRKQSAK, via the coding sequence ATGAGCTGGTCGCCTGAAATTGAGAACGGATTCGAGAAACTGACGCAGAAAGCTCCCGCGGACTACTTCCAAGGCCGCCGGGCTGCCAATATTTGCCGTCCGGACAACGTCATCGCCTTCCTGCGTAGCGACGCCGAAGCCCTCAAGGAGCGAACCTTTGAGAGCCGCCCCCACCACCGCCAAGTACTCATTCTCAATCTCCGCACCGGCGGCTCGCTCAGCGTCGACGGAGCCGTCTATCGCCTCGAGCCAGGCGAGGCCTTCCTCGTCGCCCCCTACCAATTCCACTTCTACCTCGATACCGATCAGCGAGACATTCGCTGGCTCTTCATCACCTTCGAGACCAAGGACACCGCCGAGCTGCTGCCGGTAACCAATCGCCCGATACACTTCGACGAGCCCCTTGCCCAGACCGCCCTCTCTATCGCCCAAGGCTTTTACCAGCCCGACAAATCTAGCGAACAAAGCTCCAACCAGATCGTCATCGAAACCACCTCCCTGCTGTCCCGCTTGAGCTCCCTCGCCGCCGAGCAAGCCCAGCTCTTCAGTCAGACCGACGACTCCCGCCGCGACCACGTCATTATCCGCAAGGTCAACCGCCTGCTGCACGAACGCCTCTCCGTAGGCATCGACGTAGTTGAAATCGCAGCGCGACTCAATCTGTCGGAACGCTACCTCCGCAAACGCTTCCAGTCCATGACCGGACTGAGCCTCGGCAGCTACCTCATGCACTACCGCCTCGATCGGGCCGTCAAGCGACTCGTGCACTCCGACGCCTCCCTGACCGAGATCGCCGACGACTGTGGCTACGGCTCCCTCGCCGCCTTCAGCCGCACCTTCACCGCCAAGATGGGCGTCACCCCCAGCCAATACCGCAAACAGTCCGCCAAGTAA
- the nagB gene encoding glucosamine-6-phosphate deaminase, with the protein MQIFVVIREDKIGGMSNLISEGASQTSGVERVPVVIRDQAQEIIASIAEEIGQAVKQSETADKPLVLGLATGSTPVPLYRELIRRHREEGLSFKNVVTFNLDEYYPLSPDHPESYHRFMRDQLFDHIDIPKDQINIPSGTAKREEVHEACRAYEEKIASYGGLDIQILGIGRTGHIGFNEPGSGPRSKTRLVTLDRLTKVDAARDFHGEHNVPRYAVTMGVGTIMAAKRVILMAWGRSKATVLRDAIEAEPVESLPASFLQAHDNVCFFLDQAAASELTRFRQPWLVGFPEWDNKLARQAVTELSLKIGKPLLKLLDKDYQENGLSELITEQGPAYDLNIRVFNEVQHTITGWPGGKPNADDTHRPERAVPAKKRVLVLSPEPQDDVLAMGGTLSRLAQGGHEITVAYLTSGSLGVPDEEARWAAELMIEAEEGIGSKLAKQVLAELKTKGESDNDSVQLRQFKGYIRRNEARSSLQACGVPSKCVTFLDLPFYEEGRYRRFKAGDTDRDLLLKLLNEVQPHQIFVTGEAGDPSSVQGISFSVFSEAYNQARQNVWVSDCYVWLYRSDGREWESHQIEMAVPCSPDELRTKAQAIYLHRSQRSQVPILDEEKTEVWELALERNRTTANNYDKLGLAEYEAIECFVRWS; encoded by the coding sequence ATGCAAATATTTGTTGTTATCCGAGAAGATAAGATAGGGGGCATGTCGAATTTGATTAGCGAGGGCGCTTCGCAAACGAGCGGAGTGGAGAGAGTGCCAGTGGTCATTCGCGACCAGGCTCAAGAGATCATTGCCAGCATCGCCGAGGAAATTGGCCAAGCGGTTAAGCAATCCGAAACGGCCGACAAGCCGCTGGTTCTCGGTCTGGCTACAGGGTCGACTCCCGTACCGCTCTACCGCGAGCTGATTCGCCGTCACCGCGAGGAGGGGCTGAGCTTCAAGAACGTCGTTACCTTCAATCTCGACGAGTACTATCCGCTCTCGCCGGATCACCCCGAGAGCTACCATCGCTTCATGCGGGATCAGCTGTTTGACCACATCGACATCCCCAAGGACCAGATAAACATCCCTTCCGGCACCGCGAAGCGCGAAGAGGTGCACGAGGCCTGTCGCGCTTACGAAGAGAAGATCGCTTCCTACGGAGGACTCGATATCCAGATTTTGGGGATTGGACGCACGGGGCATATCGGTTTCAACGAGCCCGGATCCGGACCGCGCTCCAAGACGCGTCTGGTGACGCTGGATCGCTTGACCAAGGTAGACGCGGCCCGCGATTTCCACGGCGAGCACAACGTGCCCCGTTACGCGGTAACCATGGGGGTGGGAACCATCATGGCCGCCAAGCGCGTGATCCTAATGGCTTGGGGTCGCTCCAAGGCTACCGTCCTGCGCGATGCGATCGAAGCCGAACCAGTTGAAAGCTTGCCCGCCAGTTTCTTGCAGGCTCATGACAATGTTTGCTTTTTCCTCGATCAGGCCGCGGCCTCCGAGCTGACCCGTTTTCGCCAGCCTTGGCTGGTCGGATTTCCAGAGTGGGATAACAAGCTCGCCCGCCAGGCAGTAACGGAGCTTTCGCTCAAGATCGGCAAGCCACTGCTCAAGCTGCTCGACAAGGACTATCAGGAAAACGGATTGTCCGAACTCATCACCGAGCAGGGTCCCGCCTACGACCTGAACATTCGTGTATTCAACGAAGTACAACACACCATCACCGGCTGGCCTGGCGGCAAGCCCAACGCGGACGACACGCATCGTCCCGAACGAGCGGTGCCGGCGAAGAAACGCGTGTTGGTGCTCAGCCCAGAGCCGCAGGACGACGTGCTTGCCATGGGAGGAACGCTATCCCGTCTCGCTCAAGGCGGACACGAAATCACGGTTGCCTATTTGACCTCCGGAAGCCTTGGCGTACCGGACGAGGAAGCTCGCTGGGCGGCGGAGCTCATGATCGAAGCGGAGGAAGGCATTGGCAGCAAGCTGGCCAAGCAAGTGCTCGCCGAGCTTAAAACCAAAGGCGAGTCCGATAACGATTCGGTTCAGCTACGTCAGTTCAAGGGCTACATTCGACGCAACGAGGCTCGCTCCTCGCTGCAGGCCTGCGGCGTCCCGTCCAAGTGCGTGACCTTTCTCGATCTGCCATTCTATGAGGAAGGGCGCTACCGGAGGTTTAAGGCTGGCGACACGGATCGCGATCTCCTCCTCAAGCTATTGAACGAGGTGCAGCCGCATCAGATTTTCGTCACGGGAGAAGCGGGGGACCCCAGCTCCGTGCAAGGTATATCATTCTCTGTATTCAGTGAAGCATACAACCAAGCGAGGCAGAATGTTTGGGTCTCGGATTGTTACGTTTGGTTGTACCGCAGCGACGGTCGCGAGTGGGAATCCCATCAGATCGAAATGGCGGTGCCTTGCAGCCCTGACGAATTACGTACCAAGGCGCAGGCCATCTACCTGCATCGTTCCCAGCGGAGCCAAGTGCCCATCTTGGACGAAGAGAAGACGGAAGTCTGGGAGCTCGCCCTCGAGCGCAACCGGACCACTGCCAACAACTACGACAAGCTGGGACTTGCCGAATACGAAGCTATCGAGTGTTTTGTCCGCTGGAGCTAA
- a CDS encoding PIG-L deacetylase family protein, whose amino-acid sequence MKDFYVPDGVEVKTAFERTTHLAVGAHQDDLEIFAYHGIAECYESQDAWFGGVTVTNGAGSARTGKYADFTDEEMQAKRVEEQREAAKIGKYSFQAQLAYPSSDLKSAEKSEAAISELEAYFRQCKADTVYLHNPADKHDTHISLLTCCVAALRRLPEDCRPKRVYGCEVWRDLDWLSDSSKVMLPVDKYPELAEKLIEVFDSQVAGGKDYVAATIGRRNANATYFDSHSIDQSTAYTVAIDMMPLLENPELSMDAFVGELIEAFKKDACDRLTRYQKA is encoded by the coding sequence ATGAAAGATTTTTACGTACCGGACGGAGTAGAGGTTAAAACCGCGTTTGAGCGTACCACGCATTTGGCAGTGGGAGCCCATCAGGACGATCTGGAGATTTTCGCCTACCACGGAATAGCGGAGTGCTACGAAAGCCAAGATGCTTGGTTTGGCGGTGTGACCGTGACAAACGGGGCAGGGAGCGCTCGCACTGGAAAATACGCGGACTTCACCGACGAGGAAATGCAGGCCAAGCGAGTCGAGGAGCAGCGCGAAGCGGCCAAGATCGGCAAATACTCTTTTCAGGCTCAGCTTGCCTACCCAAGCTCCGACTTGAAGTCGGCGGAAAAATCCGAGGCTGCGATTTCGGAGCTCGAAGCTTACTTCCGTCAGTGCAAAGCGGATACAGTCTATTTGCACAACCCGGCGGATAAGCACGATACCCATATCTCTTTGCTGACCTGTTGTGTGGCTGCCCTGCGTCGACTGCCGGAAGACTGCCGCCCGAAGCGCGTGTATGGCTGCGAGGTTTGGCGTGACTTGGATTGGCTGTCCGACTCCAGCAAGGTGATGCTTCCGGTCGACAAGTATCCGGAACTCGCGGAGAAACTGATAGAGGTGTTCGACTCCCAAGTAGCCGGAGGCAAAGACTACGTGGCCGCGACCATCGGTCGCCGCAACGCGAATGCGACCTACTTCGACTCGCACAGCATCGACCAGTCCACGGCCTACACGGTGGCCATCGATATGATGCCGCTGTTGGAAAATCCGGAGCTGAGCATGGACGCCTTTGTGGGCGAACTTATCGAGGCCTTTAAGAAAGACGCCTGCGACCGTCTGACACGTTACCAAAAGGCTTAG
- a CDS encoding sodium:solute symporter family protein: MTLSNLDWITIGAFFAISLLIGLIVSRQSGKSAQEFFLSGRNMPWWLLGVSMVATTFAIDTPNLVADIVRQNGVGGNWVWWAFLLTGMLTVFVYARLWRRSNVTTDLEFYELRYSGKSAAFLRGFRAIYLGVFFNVMIMANVCLAAIKLGNIALGLSPVETLLIASAITVVYSSLGGLRGVLITDFVQFGLAMLGSVWATKVVIQRPEIGGLSELLAHPNVQDKLNLLPDFSNKELFVSALILPLAVQWWSIWYPGSEPGGGGYVAQRMLSAKNERHAVGATFFFNLAHYAIRPWPWILMALASLVLYPNIESIVQAFPHADQALIRDDIAYPAMLVYLPSGILGLVIASLVAAFMSTISTHLNWGSSYVVNDFYKRFVKPDASEKEQVRVGRISTITLMVLAGVIALYLENAYQSFRILLSIGAGTGLIFILRWFWWRINAATELAGMIGSFVVAIFFEFVYPNLGFEPLSGSAQMLASVGVTTVIWVLATYFCQATDDQVLRDFVRLVRPGGPGWKRIRTQIEEEGGAIEDLEEKGVLAEGILSFVLGSLAVYATLIGTGYLIYGSLALGFALLIFAAIAIAFLLKRLLRP; encoded by the coding sequence ATGACGCTTTCAAATCTCGACTGGATCACCATCGGAGCCTTTTTCGCGATCTCCCTGCTGATCGGTCTCATCGTCTCCCGCCAATCCGGCAAGTCCGCTCAAGAGTTTTTCCTGTCCGGACGAAACATGCCTTGGTGGCTACTAGGCGTTTCCATGGTGGCGACGACCTTCGCTATCGACACGCCGAATCTGGTGGCAGACATCGTGCGTCAAAACGGAGTAGGCGGCAACTGGGTTTGGTGGGCCTTCCTTTTGACGGGGATGCTGACGGTGTTTGTCTACGCTCGGCTGTGGCGTCGGTCCAACGTCACGACCGACTTGGAATTCTACGAGCTGCGATACAGCGGAAAAAGTGCTGCCTTTTTGCGTGGATTCCGAGCCATCTATCTGGGGGTCTTTTTCAATGTGATGATCATGGCCAACGTCTGTTTGGCCGCCATCAAGCTTGGCAACATCGCCCTTGGCCTGAGCCCGGTGGAGACGCTGCTGATCGCTTCGGCCATAACCGTCGTCTACAGTTCGCTAGGCGGATTACGAGGGGTGCTGATTACCGACTTCGTACAATTTGGGCTGGCTATGCTGGGATCGGTTTGGGCGACCAAGGTGGTTATCCAACGACCTGAAATCGGGGGCTTGAGCGAGCTGCTGGCTCATCCGAATGTGCAGGACAAACTCAACCTTTTGCCAGATTTCAGCAACAAGGAGCTTTTTGTTTCAGCCCTCATTTTGCCGCTGGCCGTGCAGTGGTGGAGCATCTGGTATCCCGGTTCCGAACCGGGTGGAGGAGGCTACGTCGCCCAGCGTATGCTTTCGGCCAAGAACGAGCGGCACGCGGTCGGAGCGACGTTTTTCTTCAACCTTGCTCACTACGCGATCCGCCCTTGGCCATGGATCCTGATGGCTCTGGCTTCGCTGGTCTTGTATCCCAATATCGAGTCGATCGTGCAGGCCTTTCCGCACGCCGACCAGGCCTTGATCCGCGACGACATCGCCTATCCGGCCATGCTGGTTTACTTGCCTTCGGGAATACTCGGCTTGGTCATCGCCAGCCTGGTGGCAGCCTTCATGTCGACCATTTCCACCCATCTGAATTGGGGCTCGTCCTATGTGGTGAACGACTTTTACAAGCGCTTCGTCAAACCCGACGCCAGCGAGAAGGAGCAGGTGCGTGTGGGCCGGATTTCGACCATTACCTTAATGGTTCTAGCTGGGGTTATTGCCTTATATCTCGAAAACGCATATCAATCGTTTCGAATCCTGCTTTCCATCGGTGCCGGAACCGGCCTGATCTTCATTCTCCGCTGGTTCTGGTGGCGCATCAATGCGGCCACGGAGTTGGCAGGTATGATCGGATCTTTCGTGGTAGCCATCTTCTTTGAATTCGTGTATCCAAACTTAGGATTCGAACCGCTTTCGGGCAGCGCTCAAATGCTGGCCAGTGTGGGAGTTACCACTGTGATTTGGGTGCTCGCGACTTATTTTTGCCAAGCCACGGACGATCAGGTTTTGCGTGATTTCGTGCGACTGGTCCGCCCAGGAGGGCCCGGTTGGAAACGCATCCGCACCCAGATTGAAGAGGAGGGAGGAGCGATAGAAGATCTCGAAGAAAAGGGAGTTCTCGCAGAGGGGATTTTAAGTTTCGTGCTCGGAAGCCTCGCGGTCTACGCAACCCTGATCGGTACCGGTTACCTGATCTACGGAAGCCTTGCTCTCGGGTTCGCTTTGCTGATTTTCGCCGCGATCGCGATCGCATTTTTGCTCAAACGGTTGTTGAGACCGTAG